In Oncorhynchus gorbuscha isolate QuinsamMale2020 ecotype Even-year linkage group LG02, OgorEven_v1.0, whole genome shotgun sequence, a single genomic region encodes these proteins:
- the LOC124011208 gene encoding inactive serine/threonine-protein kinase TEX14-like isoform X4: MAALPVPCPVRLGIVKNGGLPAQLHRYTLERNLHKMEKLLKKGVDVDCVNHLGQTPLFCASLLGLASVTELLLQFGADPNHRCEDRSTPVHAAVFACNPWLLSGLLDAGGDLRLHDHKGRSPQDWAEAGAQEHSARMLKFLKSCVTHMHSLSQSPQPRELRRTPTSTSSKTLLRSPSLLELLKSGGSDLHLNRKITKSSACDTVQCFGFGKLCIDKPGYALGLLASLPVIGDSELGQADDEPLLSFSCGAFITMTNYSWKGCRITVKELQSISPQGGSQEAYLDLMLIELEYCNQLFHPYLLQLMAVSMSSDLMRVRLVFERVHVGSLHNLLHRRRAEFPVLRAETMLLVVLQVCEALFYLHGRALVLRALSSHSILLTHPGVAKISGLGFMVPSDNSHRRPSAHLPLPPGLYNWAAPEVIRRRPCTGKADLYSLCAIIQELYTDTVPWGPVDPRWIRQTVESGQALATDSSVPQPYYALVRVGLQPRPEDRTHSLQDLRYTLRQDMKELSQVGGRRRSGLYTDVGGGLRPAGWSPESAPVKKPADLRPTAYTDPQEGSLDSSMDTKVDREIQDQLNELDKLLDRENETEGGEGGMSTDSEQPIFHRDISFRDILPLDDWRLCSVVPSEPYNTQEEESDSSTVTEEEEEERTIMKERAVQPEHPVSGKISEHISSIVLNLKVSQVLLQQSECNLATVETGRSRRQQERGAVDEVDGGAEGKDPQTPHISSSASTSLSSTLSGSVCSYMSRAVGPPSQYRLLPHGVHPSAKRLEAQLLKGGESMPLSAEELAAWQREYPAEEYPNLECTTLECPSEEYPTLECTTSEGTGSEGEEMSHYSSAPEDSFVNICPRRQQQAGRDGGSRGTVRGGLQAETKQQSVDRQELTDRLCLSSEGTESLEDSPRQPELPAKAKWTSEVSELVARMTRGRLGVAVGPPASSDSEELEDRQGLGRVLEPPRPRQDPLGRSDNGYRSSPDPASKPQKAAAEALESSSELEQIFKSFAGVQSESEEDADFHTVNRSFNMTCGVWECSGQREEEGTSESDYTQSPVEPSSMFYTPNPEQRNNPSRDSQSPVSSEEDLDVTVEVCRAADSRTVPEEQKLETKHGKCQPVQESDEIDINPTVSQQAPFPMASGLPDLADVSSIMCSPAQHHEWLGQERLQPSPLNRRPPPCYSTPRSPATAPNYRAMGVTGEPIPPLPSLLDTSTWGSTRSLPPHTESFAIASLGASTTDLSRQTSPLMRDSLEESGTHVGVSEFTTASSGERRTTGTSQEGVGSTYTVPITSQEREEVEERESLEEKNMEYLEGERGMSLAADRTEELEGSDQGSCAGVDVDLMDEDPLDASSSVLEGEDELVSDEEELPGEKETDHEDVINDQVLTDEEGSVASTQQAETSGAHHGSTHSEDYLSGCGPDTEGAAASVQQSQAKGLSGGPDSLEETDRLGVCEPQVEGELSEDAGCPGGDRTEVAERKGVDTNDWTEPAPVAEKLEMASHETWSQPHRVIVLEQTPIKSQSDPNQVRMRM, from the exons GTGTGGATGTGGACTGTGTCAATCACTTGGGCCAGACACCTCTGTTCTGTGCATCTCTCCTGGGCCTGGCAAGTGTCACCGAGCTGCTTCTGCAATTTGGAGCTGACCCCAACCA TCGCTGTGAGGACAGGAGCACCCCTGTCCACGCTGCTGTGTTCGCCTGTAACCCCTGGCTGCTGAGCGGCCTGCTAGACGCAGGGGGGGACCTAAGGCTCCACGACCACAAAGGCAGGAGCCCCCAAGACTGGGCCGAGGCTGGGGCTCAGGAGCACAGCGCCAGG ATGCTTAAGTTCCTGAAGAGCTGTGTGACCCACATGCATAGCCTGTCTCAGTCCCCCCAGCCCAGGGAGCTGCGTCggacccccacctccacctcttccAAGACTCTGCTGCGCTCCCCCTCTCTACTGGAGCTCCTCAAGTCCGG TGGCTCTGACCTGCACCTCAACAGAAAGATTACCAAGTCCTCTGCCTGTGACACAGTGCAATGTTTTGGCTTTGGAAAG TTGTGTATAGATAAACCGGGATATGCGTTGGGCCTTCTGGCCTCCCTGCCTGTGATTGGGGACAGTGAGTTGGGGCAGGCGGACGACgaacccctcctctccttctcctgtggCGCCTTCATTACCATGACCAA TTACAGCTGGAAGGGCTGCAGGATCACTGTGAAGGAGCTGCAGTCCATCTCTCCACAAGGAGGCAGCCAAGAGGCCTACCTTGACCTGATGCTCATTGAGCTGGAGTACTGCAA ccaGCTGTTCCATCCATACCTGCTGCAGCTGATGGCAGTGAGCATGTCCAGTGACCTGATGAGGGTCCGTCTGGTGTTTGAGCGGGTCCATGTGGGCTCTCTGCACAACTTGCTGCACCGGAGG CGTGCTGAGTTTCCAGTGCTGCGTGCTGAGACCATGCTGTTGGTGGTGCTGCAGGTGTGTGAGGCTCTGTTCTACCTGCACGGTCGGGCCCTGGTGTTGCGAGCGCTTTCCTCCCACAGCATCCTCCTCACACACCCTGGCGTGGCCAAAATCTCCGGCCTCGGCTTCATGGTGCCCAG TGACAATAGTCACCGCAGACCCTCTGCTCACCTGCCCCTGCCCCCAGGCCTGTACAACTGGGCCGCCCCTGAGGTGATCAGACGGAGACCCTGCACAGGGAAGGCTGACCTCTACAGCCTGTGTGCCATCATCCAGGAGCTCTATACAG ACACAGTGCCGTGGGGCCCGGTGGACCCTCGTTGGATCAGGCAGACTGTAGAGTCGGGCCAGGCCCTGGCTACAGATTCCAGTGTGCCCCAGCCTTACTACGCCCTGGTCAGGGTGGGCCTGCAGCCCCGCCCCGAGGACCGCACAcacagcctgcaggacttgcgCTATACACTGCGCCAAGACATGAAG GAGCTGTCCCAagtagggggaaggaggaggagtgggCTGTACACAGACGTAGGAGGAGGGCTCAGGCCTGCAGGATGGAGTCCAGAGTCCGCCCCAGTCAAGAAGCCTGCAG ACCTCAGGCCTACCGCCTACACTGACCCACAGGAAGGTTCTTTAGACAGTTCCATGGACACTAAAGTGGACAGGGAGATCCAGGACCAGCTCAACGAACTGGACAAACTGctggacagagagaacgagacagaggggggagaaggaggaatgTCAACAGACTCTGAACAGCCCATATTCCACCGTGACATCTCTTTTAGGGACATCCTGCCCCTGGATGACTGGCGCCTGTGCTCTGTTGTGCCATCGGAACCCTACAACACCCAAGAAGAAGAGTCTGACTCCAGCACTgtaacagaggaggaagaagaggagcggACAATTATGAAGGAGAGGGCTGTTCAGCCAGAGCACCCAGTGTCCGGAAAGATCTCGGAGCACATCAGCTCCATCGTCCTCAACCTCAAGGTCTCCCAGGTACTGTTGCAGCAGTCCGAGTGCAACCTGGCCACCGTGGAAACAGGCCGTTCTCGACGGCAACAGGAGCGGGGGGCGGTCGACGAGGTGGACGGAGGGGCAGAGGGAAAAGATCCTCAGACCCCCCACATCTCCTCTTCagcctccacctccctctcctccactctctctgggtcggtgTGTAGTTACATGTCCCGCGCAGTGGGGCCTCCTTCACAGTACCGCCTCCTACCACATGGTGTCCACCCCTCGGCCAAGAGACTGGAGGCCCAGCTACTGAAGGGAGGAGAGTCCATGCCGCTCAGCGCTGAGGAGCTGGCCGCGTGGCAGAGGGAGTATCCTGCAGAGGAATACCCTAATCTGGAGTGCACTACTCTGGAGTGCCCTTCGGAGGAGTACCCTACTTTGGAGTGCACTACTTCGGAGGGAACCGGCAGCGAGGGCGAGGAGATGAGCCACTATAGCTCGGCTCCGGAGGACAGCTTTGTCAACATATGCCCCAGAAGGCAGCAGCAG gcaggtagagatggaggctccagagggacagtgagaggaggTCTGCAGGCAGAGACAAAGCAGCAGTCAGTGGACAGACAGGAACTCACTGACAG gctctgtctgtcttctgagGGGACAGAATCTCTTGAGGACAGTCCCAGACAGCCTGAGCTCCCAGCCAAGGCCAAATGGACCA GTGAGGTGTCAGAGTTGGTGGCCAGGATGACCCGGGGGCGTCTGGGGGTGGCTGTGGGCCCCCCTGCCAGCAGTGACAGTGAGGAGTTGGAGGACAGACAGGGGCTTGGGCGAGTGTTGGAACCGCCCAGACCCAGACAGGACCCCCTGGGGCGCAGTGACAACGGCTACAGGTCCTCTCCAGACCCTGCCTCAAAGCCACAGAAAGCTGCAGCTGAGGCCCTTGAAAGCAGCTCTGAGCTGGAGCAGATCTTCAAAAGCTTTGCAG GTGTCCAGAGTGAGAGTGAAGAGGATGCAGATTTCCACACAGTGAACCGCTCCTTCAATATGACATGTGGGGTGTGGGAGTGCTCAGGACAAAGGGAG GAGGAGGGGACCTCTGAGTCAGACTACACCCAGTCTCCTGTGGAGCCTTCCAGCATGTTCTACACCCCCAACCCAGAGCAGAGGAACAACCCATCCAGAGACAGCCAG AGCCCCGTCAGCTCAGAGGAGGACCTGGATGTGACAGTGGAGGTGtgtagggctgctgacagtaggaCTGTACCAGAGGAGCAGAAGCTGGAGACCAAACACGGGA AGTGTCAGCCTGTACAGGAGTCAGATGAGATTGACATAAACCCCACTGTCAGTCAGCAAGCACCCTTTCCAATGGCCAG tgGTCTACCTGACCTGGCTGATGTCTCCAGCATCATGTGCTCACCCGCCCAACACCATGAGTGGTTGGGCCAGGAGAGACTGCAACCCAGCCCCCTGAACAGACGGCCTCCGCCCTGCTACAGCACCCCACGCAGCCCAG CGACTGCGCCCAACTACAGAGCCATGGGGGTCACTGGGGAGCCCATCCCCCCTCTGCCCAGCCTGCTGGACACCTCCACCTGGGGCAGCACCCGCTCCCTGCCCCCCCACACCGAGAGCTTCGCCATTGCCAGCCTGGGAGCCAGCACG acagacctctccagACAGACCTCACCCCTGATGAGAGACTCCCTCGAGGAGTCTGGGACGCACGTGGGCGTGTCAGAGTTCACCACAGCCAGCTCCGGAGAGAGACGGACCACAGGGACCAGCCAGGAGGGCGTGGGCTCTACCTACACCGTACCCATCACCAGCCAAgaaagggaggaggtggaggagagagagagtttagaggaGAAGAACATGGAGTATCtcgaaggggagagagggatgtcgCTGGCTGCTGACAGGACAGAAGAGTTGGAAGGGTCCGATCAGGGTAGCTGTGCTGGTGTGGATGTTGACCTGATGGATGAAGATCCTCTGGATGCTAGCTCCTCTGTTTTAGAGGGAG AAGATGAACTTGTGTCAGATGAGGAAGAGTTGCCTGGCGAAAAGGAGACAGACCATGAAGATGTGATTAATGATCAAGTGCTAACTGACGAAGAGGGTTCTGTGGCCAGTACACAGCAGGCAGAGACATCAGGAGCTCACCATGGCAGCACACACAGTGAAG ATTACCTTTCAGGCTGTGGTCCAGACACAGAGGGAGCTGCAGCATCTGTACAGCAGAGCCAGGCCAAAGGCCTGTCTGGGGGCCCAGACTCACTGGAGGAAACTGACAG ACTGGGTGTGTGTGAGCCCCAGGTGGAGGGCGAGTTGAGTGAGGATGCAGGTTGTCCAGGAGGGGACCGTACCGAAGTGGCAGAACGAAAGGGGGTCGACACCAATGACTGGACAGAACCAGCACCTGTCGCAG AAAAGCTAGAAATGGCTAGCCATGAGACCTGGAGTCAGCCTCACAG GGTTATTGTCCTGGAGCAGACTCCCATCAAAAGCCAAAGTGACCCCAACCAAGTGAGAATGAGAATGTAG
- the LOC124011208 gene encoding inactive serine/threonine-protein kinase TEX14-like isoform X1: MAALPVPCPVRLGIVKNGGLPAQLHRYTLERNLHKMEKLLKKGVDVDCVNHLGQTPLFCASLLGLASVTELLLQFGADPNHRCEDRSTPVHAAVFACNPWLLSGLLDAGGDLRLHDHKGRSPQDWAEAGAQEHSARMLKFLKSCVTHMHSLSQSPQPRELRRTPTSTSSKTLLRSPSLLELLKSGGSDLHLNRKITKSSACDTVQCFGFGKLCIDKPGYALGLLASLPVIGDSELGQADDEPLLSFSCGAFITMTNYSWKGCRITVKELQSISPQGGSQEAYLDLMLIELEYCNQLFHPYLLQLMAVSMSSDLMRVRLVFERVHVGSLHNLLHRRRAEFPVLRAETMLLVVLQVCEALFYLHGRALVLRALSSHSILLTHPGVAKISGLGFMVPSDNSHRRPSAHLPLPPGLYNWAAPEVIRRRPCTGKADLYSLCAIIQELYTDTVPWGPVDPRWIRQTVESGQALATDSSVPQPYYALVRVGLQPRPEDRTHSLQDLRYTLRQDMKELSQVGGRRRSGLYTDVGGGLRPAGWSPESAPVKKPADLRPTAYTDPQEGSLDSSMDTKVDREIQDQLNELDKLLDRENETEGGEGGMSTDSEQPIFHRDISFRDILPLDDWRLCSVVPSEPYNTQEEESDSSTVTEEEEEERTIMKERAVQPEHPVSGKISEHISSIVLNLKVSQVLLQQSECNLATVETGRSRRQQERGAVDEVDGGAEGKDPQTPHISSSASTSLSSTLSGSVCSYMSRAVGPPSQYRLLPHGVHPSAKRLEAQLLKGGESMPLSAEELAAWQREYPAEEYPNLECTTLECPSEEYPTLECTTSEGTGSEGEEMSHYSSAPEDSFVNICPRRQQQAGRDGGSRGTVRGGLQAETKQQSVDRQELTDRLCLSSEGTESLEDSPRQPELPAKAKWTSEVSELVARMTRGRLGVAVGPPASSDSEELEDRQGLGRVLEPPRPRQDPLGRSDNGYRSSPDPASKPQKAAAEALESSSELEQIFKSFAGVQSESEEDADFHTVNRSFNMTCGVWECSGQREEEGTSESDYTQSPVEPSSMFYTPNPEQRNNPSRDSQSPVSSEEDLDVTVEVCRAADSRTVPEEQKLETKHGKCQPVQESDEIDINPTVSQQAPFPMASGLPDLADVSSIMCSPAQHHEWLGQERLQPSPLNRRPPPCYSTPRSPATAPNYRAMGVTGEPIPPLPSLLDTSTWGSTRSLPPHTESFAIASLGASTTDLSRQTSPLMRDSLEESGTHVGVSEFTTASSGERRTTGTSQEGVGSTYTVPITSQEREEVEERESLEEKNMEYLEGERGMSLAADRTEELEGSDQGSCAGVDVDLMDEDPLDASSSVLEGEDELVSDEEELPGEKETDHEDVINDQVLTDEEGSVASTQQAETSGAHHGSTHSEDYLSGCGPDTEGAAASVQQSQAKGLSGGPDSLEETDRAHSTLDEVLQGMLVERAAGQRVLKSPGLVAHPKQQLGVCEPQVEGELSEDAGCPGGDRTEVAERKGVDTNDWTEPAPVAEKLEMASHETWSQPHRVIVLEQTPIKSQSDPNQVRMRM, from the exons GTGTGGATGTGGACTGTGTCAATCACTTGGGCCAGACACCTCTGTTCTGTGCATCTCTCCTGGGCCTGGCAAGTGTCACCGAGCTGCTTCTGCAATTTGGAGCTGACCCCAACCA TCGCTGTGAGGACAGGAGCACCCCTGTCCACGCTGCTGTGTTCGCCTGTAACCCCTGGCTGCTGAGCGGCCTGCTAGACGCAGGGGGGGACCTAAGGCTCCACGACCACAAAGGCAGGAGCCCCCAAGACTGGGCCGAGGCTGGGGCTCAGGAGCACAGCGCCAGG ATGCTTAAGTTCCTGAAGAGCTGTGTGACCCACATGCATAGCCTGTCTCAGTCCCCCCAGCCCAGGGAGCTGCGTCggacccccacctccacctcttccAAGACTCTGCTGCGCTCCCCCTCTCTACTGGAGCTCCTCAAGTCCGG TGGCTCTGACCTGCACCTCAACAGAAAGATTACCAAGTCCTCTGCCTGTGACACAGTGCAATGTTTTGGCTTTGGAAAG TTGTGTATAGATAAACCGGGATATGCGTTGGGCCTTCTGGCCTCCCTGCCTGTGATTGGGGACAGTGAGTTGGGGCAGGCGGACGACgaacccctcctctccttctcctgtggCGCCTTCATTACCATGACCAA TTACAGCTGGAAGGGCTGCAGGATCACTGTGAAGGAGCTGCAGTCCATCTCTCCACAAGGAGGCAGCCAAGAGGCCTACCTTGACCTGATGCTCATTGAGCTGGAGTACTGCAA ccaGCTGTTCCATCCATACCTGCTGCAGCTGATGGCAGTGAGCATGTCCAGTGACCTGATGAGGGTCCGTCTGGTGTTTGAGCGGGTCCATGTGGGCTCTCTGCACAACTTGCTGCACCGGAGG CGTGCTGAGTTTCCAGTGCTGCGTGCTGAGACCATGCTGTTGGTGGTGCTGCAGGTGTGTGAGGCTCTGTTCTACCTGCACGGTCGGGCCCTGGTGTTGCGAGCGCTTTCCTCCCACAGCATCCTCCTCACACACCCTGGCGTGGCCAAAATCTCCGGCCTCGGCTTCATGGTGCCCAG TGACAATAGTCACCGCAGACCCTCTGCTCACCTGCCCCTGCCCCCAGGCCTGTACAACTGGGCCGCCCCTGAGGTGATCAGACGGAGACCCTGCACAGGGAAGGCTGACCTCTACAGCCTGTGTGCCATCATCCAGGAGCTCTATACAG ACACAGTGCCGTGGGGCCCGGTGGACCCTCGTTGGATCAGGCAGACTGTAGAGTCGGGCCAGGCCCTGGCTACAGATTCCAGTGTGCCCCAGCCTTACTACGCCCTGGTCAGGGTGGGCCTGCAGCCCCGCCCCGAGGACCGCACAcacagcctgcaggacttgcgCTATACACTGCGCCAAGACATGAAG GAGCTGTCCCAagtagggggaaggaggaggagtgggCTGTACACAGACGTAGGAGGAGGGCTCAGGCCTGCAGGATGGAGTCCAGAGTCCGCCCCAGTCAAGAAGCCTGCAG ACCTCAGGCCTACCGCCTACACTGACCCACAGGAAGGTTCTTTAGACAGTTCCATGGACACTAAAGTGGACAGGGAGATCCAGGACCAGCTCAACGAACTGGACAAACTGctggacagagagaacgagacagaggggggagaaggaggaatgTCAACAGACTCTGAACAGCCCATATTCCACCGTGACATCTCTTTTAGGGACATCCTGCCCCTGGATGACTGGCGCCTGTGCTCTGTTGTGCCATCGGAACCCTACAACACCCAAGAAGAAGAGTCTGACTCCAGCACTgtaacagaggaggaagaagaggagcggACAATTATGAAGGAGAGGGCTGTTCAGCCAGAGCACCCAGTGTCCGGAAAGATCTCGGAGCACATCAGCTCCATCGTCCTCAACCTCAAGGTCTCCCAGGTACTGTTGCAGCAGTCCGAGTGCAACCTGGCCACCGTGGAAACAGGCCGTTCTCGACGGCAACAGGAGCGGGGGGCGGTCGACGAGGTGGACGGAGGGGCAGAGGGAAAAGATCCTCAGACCCCCCACATCTCCTCTTCagcctccacctccctctcctccactctctctgggtcggtgTGTAGTTACATGTCCCGCGCAGTGGGGCCTCCTTCACAGTACCGCCTCCTACCACATGGTGTCCACCCCTCGGCCAAGAGACTGGAGGCCCAGCTACTGAAGGGAGGAGAGTCCATGCCGCTCAGCGCTGAGGAGCTGGCCGCGTGGCAGAGGGAGTATCCTGCAGAGGAATACCCTAATCTGGAGTGCACTACTCTGGAGTGCCCTTCGGAGGAGTACCCTACTTTGGAGTGCACTACTTCGGAGGGAACCGGCAGCGAGGGCGAGGAGATGAGCCACTATAGCTCGGCTCCGGAGGACAGCTTTGTCAACATATGCCCCAGAAGGCAGCAGCAG gcaggtagagatggaggctccagagggacagtgagaggaggTCTGCAGGCAGAGACAAAGCAGCAGTCAGTGGACAGACAGGAACTCACTGACAG gctctgtctgtcttctgagGGGACAGAATCTCTTGAGGACAGTCCCAGACAGCCTGAGCTCCCAGCCAAGGCCAAATGGACCA GTGAGGTGTCAGAGTTGGTGGCCAGGATGACCCGGGGGCGTCTGGGGGTGGCTGTGGGCCCCCCTGCCAGCAGTGACAGTGAGGAGTTGGAGGACAGACAGGGGCTTGGGCGAGTGTTGGAACCGCCCAGACCCAGACAGGACCCCCTGGGGCGCAGTGACAACGGCTACAGGTCCTCTCCAGACCCTGCCTCAAAGCCACAGAAAGCTGCAGCTGAGGCCCTTGAAAGCAGCTCTGAGCTGGAGCAGATCTTCAAAAGCTTTGCAG GTGTCCAGAGTGAGAGTGAAGAGGATGCAGATTTCCACACAGTGAACCGCTCCTTCAATATGACATGTGGGGTGTGGGAGTGCTCAGGACAAAGGGAG GAGGAGGGGACCTCTGAGTCAGACTACACCCAGTCTCCTGTGGAGCCTTCCAGCATGTTCTACACCCCCAACCCAGAGCAGAGGAACAACCCATCCAGAGACAGCCAG AGCCCCGTCAGCTCAGAGGAGGACCTGGATGTGACAGTGGAGGTGtgtagggctgctgacagtaggaCTGTACCAGAGGAGCAGAAGCTGGAGACCAAACACGGGA AGTGTCAGCCTGTACAGGAGTCAGATGAGATTGACATAAACCCCACTGTCAGTCAGCAAGCACCCTTTCCAATGGCCAG tgGTCTACCTGACCTGGCTGATGTCTCCAGCATCATGTGCTCACCCGCCCAACACCATGAGTGGTTGGGCCAGGAGAGACTGCAACCCAGCCCCCTGAACAGACGGCCTCCGCCCTGCTACAGCACCCCACGCAGCCCAG CGACTGCGCCCAACTACAGAGCCATGGGGGTCACTGGGGAGCCCATCCCCCCTCTGCCCAGCCTGCTGGACACCTCCACCTGGGGCAGCACCCGCTCCCTGCCCCCCCACACCGAGAGCTTCGCCATTGCCAGCCTGGGAGCCAGCACG acagacctctccagACAGACCTCACCCCTGATGAGAGACTCCCTCGAGGAGTCTGGGACGCACGTGGGCGTGTCAGAGTTCACCACAGCCAGCTCCGGAGAGAGACGGACCACAGGGACCAGCCAGGAGGGCGTGGGCTCTACCTACACCGTACCCATCACCAGCCAAgaaagggaggaggtggaggagagagagagtttagaggaGAAGAACATGGAGTATCtcgaaggggagagagggatgtcgCTGGCTGCTGACAGGACAGAAGAGTTGGAAGGGTCCGATCAGGGTAGCTGTGCTGGTGTGGATGTTGACCTGATGGATGAAGATCCTCTGGATGCTAGCTCCTCTGTTTTAGAGGGAG AAGATGAACTTGTGTCAGATGAGGAAGAGTTGCCTGGCGAAAAGGAGACAGACCATGAAGATGTGATTAATGATCAAGTGCTAACTGACGAAGAGGGTTCTGTGGCCAGTACACAGCAGGCAGAGACATCAGGAGCTCACCATGGCAGCACACACAGTGAAG ATTACCTTTCAGGCTGTGGTCCAGACACAGAGGGAGCTGCAGCATCTGTACAGCAGAGCCAGGCCAAAGGCCTGTCTGGGGGCCCAGACTCACTGGAGGAAACTGACAG agctCACTCTACTCTGGATGAGGTGCTGCAGGGCATGTTGGTGGAAAGGGCCGCTGGTCAAAGGGTTCTGAAAAGTCCAGGTCTGGTTGCACACCCCAAACAGCA ACTGGGTGTGTGTGAGCCCCAGGTGGAGGGCGAGTTGAGTGAGGATGCAGGTTGTCCAGGAGGGGACCGTACCGAAGTGGCAGAACGAAAGGGGGTCGACACCAATGACTGGACAGAACCAGCACCTGTCGCAG AAAAGCTAGAAATGGCTAGCCATGAGACCTGGAGTCAGCCTCACAG GGTTATTGTCCTGGAGCAGACTCCCATCAAAAGCCAAAGTGACCCCAACCAAGTGAGAATGAGAATGTAG